From the genome of Spinacia oleracea cultivar Varoflay chromosome 2, BTI_SOV_V1, whole genome shotgun sequence, one region includes:
- the LOC110784914 gene encoding SUPPRESSOR OF GAMMA RESPONSE 1 → MAKTWIVDCKGIASKVRHANLSSSVQIKDCGAKRECPNCHHWIDNSDVCNEWPGLPAGVKFDPSDCQLLEHLAAKCDAGEEKPHAFIDEFIPTLDMDKGICYTHPKHLPGATKDGSSFHIFHKTSNAYASGQRKRRKIHNEPNEESVRWHKTGKTKAIFDNGVQKGCKKIMVLYRSSQKGSKPLKSDWVMHQYHLGYEDDEKEGAFVVSKIFYQKPKQPETDDSCVATVEENTNAVATLYCPKTPMVLTRNPPRENMLIAAEDEKCTKIETCFPQSSSVYEGDVNNPPEHPAGESQAQDQDPDPNLNDIDDPLFCNEIFSSCAPLDDSISLNDLNGYIGYYDNLDNIHLDSLPEFTLADLQFGSQDSTLGW, encoded by the exons ATGGCAAA AACTTGGATTGTTGATTGTAAAGGAATTGCCAGTAAAGTAAGACATGCAAACTTATCTTCATCTGTGCAGATTAAAGACTGTGGAGCAAAGCGTGAATGTCCCAATTGCCATCATTGGATTGACAATAGCGAT GTTTGTAATGAATGGCCTGGTCTTCCTGCTGGTGTAAAATTTGATCCTTCTGATTGTCAACTGCTGGAACATCTTGCAGCAAAATGTGATGCAGGAGAAGAAAAACCCCATGCATTCATTGATGAATTCATTCCAACACTTGACATGGATAAAGGGATTTGTTACACCCATCCTAAACATCTTCCAG GAGCTACTAAAGACGGGTCTAGTTTTCATATTTTTCACAAAACTTCAAATGCATATGCTTCTGGGCAGAGAAAGCGGCGAAAGATTCATAATGAACCAAATGAGGAGAGTGTTCGTTGGCACAAGACTGGCAAGACTAAAGCTATATTTGACAATGGAGTTCAGAAGGGGTGTAAAAAGATTATGGTCCTCTACAGAAGCTCTCAGAAGGGATCTAAGCCTCTCAAGTCAGATTGGGTGATGCATCAGTACCATTTAGGGTATGAAGATGATGAAAAAGAAGGTGCTTTTGTTGTTTCAAAAATATTCTACCAAAAACCAAAACAACCTGAAACTGATGACAGTTGTGTAGCCACTGTGGAAGAGAACACTAATGCTGTGGCAACTTTGTATTGTCCGAAGACTCCGATGGTTCTTACACGCAATCCTCCTAGGGAAAATATGCTCATTGCTGCGGAG GATGAAAAATGTACAAAGATAGAAACTTGTTTCCCTCAATCCAGCTCAGTGTATGAAGGAGATGTCAACAACCCTCCTGAACACCCGGCAGGGGAGTCTCAGGCTCAAGATCAGGATCCGGATCCGAACCTTAATGACATTGATGATCCATTGTTCTGTAACGAGATATTTAGTTCTTGTGCTCCACTTGATGACAGCATTAGCCTAAATGACTTGAATGGATATATTGGATATTATGATAATCTTGATAACATACATCTTGATTCCCTTCCTGAATTTACACTTGCA GATTTACAGTTTGGTTCTCAAGATAGCACACTTGGTTGGTAG
- the LOC110785825 gene encoding serine/threonine-protein kinase ATG1a: protein MDFGAGTSRCRMVGDYIIGPKIGSGSFAVVWKSKHRHLGTEFAIKEIDKKHFNDNLRKEISILRNITHPNIIRLFEAIETEERIFLVLEYCEGGDLGAYIHRHGRVSEDVARHFIKHLAAGLQVLRDNNLIHRDLKPQNLLLSGREVTPLLKIGDFGFARYLTAQGLADTLCGSPLYMAPEIIQNQKYDAKADLWSVGAICYQLVIGKPPFDGNSQLQLFQNILRSTELRFPEGALQVLHPDYVEFCRSLLRRNPVERLTFEEFFNHKFLMDPRVEVDAEFSSQISRVKSLVLTDDHGPLFDHDDKIAPKESVKRRVEVDAEFSSQISRVKSLVLTDDHGPLFDHDDKIAPEESVKRSSVNDEKREFEKDHRNTSGGRSVDGVMPDILTDKTRHSDEDGPQSLSQTRVACSLDSIEGEYVLVHSNFASMEILTSSLGTSLKKCSATKACELAPKNIDKQLPTMPEMNELAPRLVSGSDSVLQSEEQDLPILHPSTRLQLINQYVGVLSDLAQEKFNAGFFLESFSAELVVLALWKKALRICNSWLLESGLPESSSANEFGEGAASSSSQLKNTTDFTNPSSVSAWAEQGFLNAYDGTEKLSKYLQDVDGAAEMPDAMEIIFQTAIAAGKDGAADEFVGNRDSASMMYSKALMLFSFIVTEAPSLSLNPPFFLAPESKQQILKYIKSLEYHLSHSQTSVKQLPDFGIK from the exons ATGGATTTTGGCGCAGGAACTTCACGATGCCGTATGGTGGGAGATTATATTATCGGGCCGaaaatcgggtcgggttcatttGCAGTTGTATGGAAGTCAAAGCATCGTCATCTGGGTACTGAATTTGCAATCAAAGAGATTGATAAGAAGCATTTTAATGATAATTTGAGGAAAGAGATTTCTATTCTTAGAAATATCACTCATCCCAATATTATTCGCCTTTTTGAAGCCATTGAG ACGGAGGAAAGGATATTCTTGGTGTTGGAGTACTGTGAAGGAGGTGACCTTGGAGCTTACATTCACAGGCATGGTAGAGTTTCTGAAGATGTTGCTAGGCACTTCATCAAGCACCTGG CTGCAGGATTGCAAGTGCTTCGTGATAACAATCTTATTCATAGAGATTTAAAACCCCAG AACCTACTGTTGTCTGGTAGGGAGGTAACTCCATTGCTGAAGATAGGTGACTTTGGCTTTGCTAG ATATTTGACTGCTCAAGGCTTGGCTGATACACTTTGTGGTTCACCACTATATATGGCTCCTGAGATAATTCAGAACCAGAAATATGATGCAAAA GCTGACTTATGGAGTGTTGGAGCAATATGTTATCAGCTGGTGATTGGGAAACCTCCATTTGATGGCAATAGTCAGTTGCAG CTTTTCCAGAATATTTTGAGATCCACAGAGTTGCGATTCCCTGAGGGAGCTCTGCAGGTTCTGCATCCTGACTATGTGGAGTTCTGCAGAAGCCTTCTGCGTCGAAATCCAG TTGAACGGCTTACATTTGAGGAGTTCTTTAATCACAAATTCCTGATGGATCCCAG GGTTGAAGTCGATGCGGAATTCTCTTCTCAGATTTCTCGAGTCAAATCTCTGGTTCTAACTGATGACCATGGTCCCCTATTCGATCATGACGATAAAATAGCGCCCAAAGAGAGTGTAAAACGTAGGGTTGAAGTCGATGCGGAATTCTCTTCTCAAATTTCTCGAGTCAAATCTCTGGTTCTAACTGATGACCATGGTCCCCTATTCGATCATGACGATAAAATAGCGCCCGAAGAGAGTGTAAAACGGAGTTCTGTAAATGATGAGAAAAGGGAATTTGAGAAGGATCATCGTAACACATCCGGTGGTAGAAGTGTCGATGGAGTTATGCCAGATATTCTTACTGACAAAACTAGGCACTCCGATGAGGATGGCCCACAGTCATTGAGTCAAACTCGAG TTGCTTGTTCATTGGATTCCATCGAAGGAGAATATGTCCTTGTTCATTCTAATTTTGCTTCAATGGAAATCCTCACCTCTTCTTTGGGAACTTCTCTGAAAAAATGTTCAGCTACGAAAGCTTGCGAATTAGCACCAAAGAATATTGACAAGCAATTGCCTACCATGCCAGAGATGAATGAACTGGCTCCCAGACTTGTTAGTGGCTCCGATAGTGTTTTACAGAGTGAAGAACAAGATCTACCCATACTGCATCCTTCAACGAGGTTGCAACTTATAAACCAATATGTGGGTGTTCTTTCAGATCTTGCACAAGAGAAG TTTAATGCAGGCTTCTTTCTGGAATCATTTTCAGCTGAATTGGTAGTTTTGGCTCTATGGAAGAAGGCGTTACGAATTTGCAACTCATGGCTGTTAGAAAGTGGTCTACCTGAGAGCTCTTCAGCAAATGAATTCGGCGAGGGAGCTGCAAGTTCTTCCTCTCAATTAAAAAACACCACAGACTTCACGAACCCTTCATCTGTGTCTGCCTGGGCTGAGCAAGGCTTTCTTAATGCATATGATGGAACTGAGAAGTTGTCCAAGTATCTGCAAGATGTGGATG GTGCTGCTGAGATGCCTGATGCAATGGAGATTATATTTCAGACTGCAATTGCTGCTGGAAAAGATGGAGCT GCGGACGAGTTTGTTGGGAATCGAGATAGCGCTTCAATGATGTACTCCAAAGCTCTGATGTTGTTCTCATTCATTGTCACAGAAGCTCCATCTTTGTCGCTGaatcctccattttttttagcTCCGGAAAGTAAGCAACAAATCCTTAAATATATTAAGAGCTTAGAATATCATTTGAGTCATTCCCAGACTTCTGTGAAGCAGCTGCCAGACTTTGGTATTAAGTAA